One window from the genome of Betaproteobacteria bacterium encodes:
- a CDS encoding YIP1 family protein encodes MNLVERAKSLILTPAAEWDKISSETHTVQGLYTGWIMILAAIPALATFVGFSIVGVGAFGFSYRVPVVSGIAQAIASYLLSLGTVYVFALIIDTLSPNFGGEKNFMQAFKVAAFAPVASWLAGAFHFIPALSILSILGLYSLYLLYVGLPRLMKTPAEKAMPYTAVVIVVGIVISLIVGVLSGLMLPGRTGGF; translated from the coding sequence ATGAACCTCGTCGAACGCGCAAAGAGCCTCATCCTCACGCCGGCAGCGGAGTGGGACAAGATCTCCTCGGAGACGCATACCGTGCAGGGCCTGTATACCGGCTGGATCATGATCCTGGCCGCGATCCCGGCGCTCGCGACCTTCGTCGGGTTCTCGATCGTCGGGGTCGGGGCATTCGGCTTTTCGTACCGTGTGCCGGTGGTGAGCGGCATCGCGCAAGCGATCGCTTCCTACCTGCTGTCGCTCGGCACCGTTTACGTGTTCGCCCTGATCATCGACACCCTCTCGCCCAACTTCGGCGGGGAAAAGAACTTCATGCAGGCCTTCAAGGTGGCGGCGTTTGCGCCCGTGGCCTCGTGGCTCGCCGGCGCGTTTCACTTCATTCCGGCGCTCTCGATCCTGTCGATCCTCGGGCTCTACAGTCTCTACCTGCTTTACGTGGGCCTTCCGCGACTCATGAAGACGCCGGCTGAAAAGGCGATGCCCTACACCGCCGTGGTGATCGTCGTGGGCATCGTGATCTCCCTCATTGTCGGCGTCCTGAGCGGACTCATGCTGCCGGGCCGCACGGGCGGTTTCTGA